A window from Pseudopipra pipra isolate bDixPip1 chromosome 25, bDixPip1.hap1, whole genome shotgun sequence encodes these proteins:
- the CDK18 gene encoding cyclin-dependent kinase 18 isoform X1, with amino-acid sequence MNKMKNFKRRFSLSVPRTETIEESLTEFTEQFNQLNNQRNEDLAQGHLQLGQLGREFGADSSPLSPPEVEGQSPVAVRYRSNNQRRFSMEDVSKRLSLPMDIRLPPEFLQKLQMESPEFPKPLSRMSRRASLSDIGFGKLETYVKLDKLGEGTYATVFKGRSKLTENLVALKEIRLEHEEGAPCTAIREVSLLKNLKHANIVTLHDIIHTERSLTLVFEYLDNDLKQYLDNCGNLMSVHNVKIFMFQLLRGLAYCHGRKILHRDLKPQNLLINERGELKLADFGLARAKSVPTKTYSNEVVTLWYRPPDVLLGSTEYSTPIDMWGVGCIHYEMVTGRPMFPGSTVKEELHLIFRLLGTPTEDTWPGITSNEEFKAYNFTQYRAQPLINHAPRLDSEGIDLLANLLLYRVKSRISAEAALQHPYFKSLGDRVHLLPDNASIFSLKEIQLQKDPGYRGSAFQQSARGKNRRQSIF; translated from the exons ACCTGGCTCAAGGGCAcctgcagctgggacagctgggcaGGGAATTCGGGGCCGACAGCAGCCCCCTCTCGCCGCCGGAGGTGGAAGGGCAGTCCCCGGTGGCCGTCAGGTACCGCAGCAACAACCAGCGCCGCTTCTCCATGGAG GACGTCAGCAAACgcctctccctgcccatggacatCCGCCTGCCCCCCGAGTTCCTGCAGAAGCTGCAGATGGAGAGCCCGGAGTTCCCCAAGCCCCTGAGCAGGATGTCCCGACGGGCTTCCCTC TCAGATATTGGGTTTGGGAAGCTGGAGACCTACGTTAAACTGGACAAACTGGGGGAG gGCACCTACGCCACCGTCTTCAAGGGACGCAGCAAACTGACAGAAAACCTCGTGGCCCTGAAGGAAATCCGGCTGGAGCACGAGGAGGGGGCTCCCTGCACGGCCATCCGGGAAG tgtcactgctGAAGAACCTGAAGCACGCCAACATCGTGACCCTGCACGACATCATCCACACCGAGCGCTCCCTCACCCTCGTCTTCGAGTACCTG GACAACGACCTCAAGCAGTACCTGGATAACTGTGGGAACCTGATGAGTGTGCACAACGTGAAG ATCTTCATGTTCCAGCTGCTGCGGGGTCTGGCTTATTGCCACGGCAGGAAGATCCTGCACCGAGACCTCAAACCCCAGAACCTGCTCATCAACGAGAGGGGGGAGCTCAAACTGGCTGATTTTG GACTCGCCAGGGCCAAGTCAGTGCCCACAAAAACATATTCCAACGAGGTGGTCACGCTGTGGTACCGCCCCCCCGACGTCCTGCTGGGATCCACGGAATATTCCACCCCCATCGACATGTG GGGCGTGGGGTGCATCCACTACGAGATGGTGACGGGGCGGCCCATGTTCCCCGGCTCCACGGTGAAGGAGGAGCTGCACCTCATCTTCAGGCTGCTGG GTACCCCCACAGAGGACACCTGGCCTGGGATCACATCCAACGAGGAGTTCAAGGCTTACAACTTCACCCAGTACCGAGCCCAGCCCTTGATAAATCACGCCCCCAG GCTGGACTCAGAAGGCATTGACCTGCTGGCAAACCTCCTTCTG TACAGGGTCAAGAGCCGGATCTCAGCAgaggcagccctgcagcaccccTACTTCAAGAGCCTGGGAGACAGGGTGCACCTCCTGCCTGACA ATGCCTCCATCTTCTCCCTGAAGGAGATCCAGCTTCAAAAGGACCCTGGCTACCGAGGCTCAGCCTTCCAGCAGTCAG CCCGAGGGAAGAACAGGAGGCAGAGTATATTTTAA